In the Mycolicibacterium thermoresistibile genome, one interval contains:
- a CDS encoding ABC transporter family substrate-binding protein, protein MMFAAACTVSPPPAPQSTETNDPPPPPPPAKTMQVIMAIDSIGPGFNPHLLSDQSPVNAAVAALVLPSAFRPIPDHTSPTGSRWELDPTLLVSAEVTNEDPFTVTYQIRPEAQWTDNAPIGADDFWYLWRQMVSHPGVVDPAGYDLITGVQSLNGGKTAVVTFSQPYPAWRELFYNILPAHIVKDVPGGFGAGLAQALPVTGGQFRVENIDPQRDEILLARNDRYWGEPAKPDQVLFRRGGPTAALADSIRNGDTQVAQVHGGAAAYAQLNAIPDVRTERIVTPRVMQVTLRAQQPHLADRQVRKAILGLLDVDLLAAVAAGDDNTVTLAQALVRAPSDPGYEPTAPPAMSRESALQLLLDAGYEIEPLPSPDPAPPGAPPPVPNRGRVVKDGAPLTMVFGAAANDPTSVAVANTAADQLRSVGIEASVLALDPVALYGEALTNNRVDAVVGWRRAGGDLATVLASRYGCRALEATPVPTVPSTAEPTEDGKPPSPPTDQTPTATPTTSAPPPPPEPENQELVQAPSNLTGICDRSIQPRIDAALDGTADIGEVIDAVEPRLWEMATVLPIMQDTTIVAAGPSVRGVNLSGAVPVGIVGDAGKWAKVPQ, encoded by the coding sequence ATGATGTTCGCGGCGGCATGCACGGTCAGCCCGCCGCCGGCGCCGCAGAGCACCGAGACGAACGATCCGCCACCACCGCCGCCACCTGCGAAAACGATGCAGGTCATCATGGCGATCGACTCGATCGGGCCGGGCTTCAACCCGCATCTGCTGTCGGATCAGTCACCGGTCAACGCGGCGGTGGCGGCGCTGGTGCTGCCGAGCGCGTTCCGGCCGATCCCGGACCACACCTCGCCGACCGGGTCGCGCTGGGAACTCGATCCCACCCTGCTGGTGTCGGCGGAGGTGACCAACGAGGATCCGTTCACCGTCACCTATCAGATCCGGCCGGAGGCGCAGTGGACCGACAACGCCCCGATCGGAGCGGATGACTTCTGGTACCTGTGGCGGCAGATGGTGAGCCATCCCGGGGTGGTGGACCCGGCCGGCTATGACCTGATCACCGGGGTGCAGTCGTTGAACGGCGGCAAGACGGCGGTGGTGACCTTCTCCCAGCCCTACCCGGCGTGGCGGGAACTGTTCTACAACATCCTGCCCGCGCACATCGTCAAGGACGTACCGGGCGGGTTCGGAGCCGGGTTGGCGCAGGCGCTGCCGGTGACCGGCGGGCAGTTCCGGGTGGAGAACATCGACCCCCAGCGGGACGAGATCCTGCTGGCCCGCAATGACCGGTACTGGGGTGAGCCGGCCAAACCCGACCAGGTGTTGTTCCGGCGGGGCGGGCCGACCGCTGCGCTGGCCGACTCGATCCGCAACGGCGACACCCAGGTCGCCCAGGTGCACGGCGGGGCGGCCGCATACGCGCAGTTGAACGCGATTCCCGACGTGCGCACGGAGCGTATCGTCACGCCCCGGGTGATGCAGGTGACGCTGCGGGCGCAGCAGCCGCACCTGGCGGACCGGCAGGTGCGCAAAGCGATCCTGGGACTGCTCGACGTGGATCTCCTGGCCGCGGTGGCCGCCGGTGACGACAACACCGTGACGTTGGCGCAGGCGCTGGTCCGCGCGCCGTCGGATCCCGGCTATGAGCCGACGGCGCCGCCGGCCATGAGTCGCGAGTCCGCGCTGCAGTTGCTGCTCGACGCCGGCTACGAGATCGAGCCGCTGCCGAGTCCGGATCCCGCACCCCCCGGCGCTCCACCACCCGTACCGAACCGCGGACGCGTCGTGAAGGACGGCGCGCCGCTGACGATGGTGTTCGGCGCCGCGGCCAACGATCCGACCTCGGTGGCGGTCGCCAACACCGCCGCCGACCAGCTCCGCAGTGTCGGCATCGAGGCGTCGGTGCTGGCGCTGGATCCCGTTGCGTTGTACGGCGAAGCGTTGACCAACAACCGGGTCGACGCGGTGGTGGGCTGGCGGCGGGCCGGTGGCGATCTGGCGACGGTGTTGGCGTCGCGGTACGGCTGCCGGGCGTTGGAGGCCACCCCGGTGCCGACGGTGCCGAGCACCGCCGAACCGACCGAAGACGGAAAGCCACCGTCCCCGCCGACGGATCAGACGCCGACGGCCACCCCGACCACCTCTGCGCCGCCGCCCCCACCGGAACCCGAGAATCAGGAGTTGGTGCAGGCGCCGTCGAACCTCACCGGGATCTGTGACCGCAGCATCCAGCCCCGGATCGACGCCGCGTTGGACGGCACCGCCGACATCGGCGAGGTGATCGACGCGGTGGAGCCGCGGTTGTGGGAGATGGCGACGGTGCTGCCGATCATGCAGGACACCACGATCGTGGCGGCCGGACCGTCGGTGCGGGGCGTCAACCTGTCCGGAGCGGTGCCGGTGGGCATCGTCGGTGACGCCGGCAAGTGGGCCAAAGTGCCGCAATAG
- the typA gene encoding translational GTPase TypA → MNFRNVAIVAHVDHGKTTLVDAMLRQSGALKARGDDTTERIMDSGDLEREKGITILAKNTAVHRHHPDGSVTVINVIDTPGHADFGGEVERGLSMVDGVLLLVDASEGPLPQTRFVLRKALAAHLPVILVVNKTDRPDARIAEVVEASHDLLLDVAADLDEQAQQAAEHALGLPTLYASGRAGIASTTPPPDGRVPDGTNLDPLFDVLLEHIPPPSGDPDQPLQALVTNLDASSFLGRLALVRIANGRLRKGQQVAWIREGETTQAKITELLVTVGVERSPTTEAQAGDIVAVAGLPDIMIGDTLADPEHPVALPRIAVDEPAISVTIGTNTSPLAGKVSGHKLTARMVKSRLDSELVGNVSIRVVDIGRPDAWEVQGRGELALAVLVETMRREGFELTVGKPQVVTKTIDGKLHEPYEALTIDCPEEFVGSITQMMAARKGRMEHMVNHAAGWVRMDYTIPSRGLIGFRTDFLTETRGTGIAHAVFDGYRPWAGEIRARRSGSLVSDRAGQVTAYALLQLADRGTFFVEPGDETYEGMVVGVNPRAEDLDVNVTREKKLTNMRASTAEVMETLAKPIQLDLERAMEFCAADECVEVTPESIRVRKVELSATARARARSRAKARA, encoded by the coding sequence GTGAACTTCCGGAACGTCGCCATCGTCGCACATGTGGACCACGGCAAAACGACGCTGGTCGACGCCATGCTGCGGCAGTCCGGCGCGCTCAAGGCCCGCGGGGACGACACCACCGAACGCATCATGGACTCCGGTGACCTGGAGCGGGAAAAAGGCATCACGATCCTGGCCAAGAACACCGCGGTACACCGTCATCACCCCGACGGCAGCGTCACTGTGATCAACGTCATCGACACCCCCGGCCACGCCGACTTCGGCGGTGAGGTGGAACGCGGCCTGTCCATGGTCGACGGGGTGCTGCTGCTGGTCGACGCCTCGGAGGGCCCGCTGCCGCAGACCCGGTTCGTCCTGCGCAAGGCGCTGGCCGCGCACCTGCCGGTGATCCTGGTGGTCAACAAGACCGACCGGCCCGACGCCCGGATCGCCGAGGTGGTCGAGGCCAGCCACGACCTGCTGCTCGACGTCGCCGCCGATCTCGACGAGCAGGCCCAACAGGCCGCCGAACACGCGCTGGGCCTGCCCACGCTGTACGCCTCGGGCCGTGCCGGCATCGCCAGCACCACCCCGCCGCCGGACGGCCGGGTTCCGGACGGCACCAACCTCGACCCGCTGTTCGACGTGCTGCTCGAGCACATCCCGCCGCCGTCCGGCGACCCCGATCAACCACTGCAGGCGCTGGTGACGAACCTCGACGCGTCGTCGTTCCTGGGCCGGCTGGCGCTGGTGCGGATCGCCAACGGCCGGTTGCGCAAAGGCCAGCAGGTGGCGTGGATCCGCGAGGGCGAGACCACCCAGGCCAAGATCACCGAACTGCTGGTCACCGTCGGGGTGGAGCGCAGCCCGACCACCGAGGCGCAGGCCGGGGACATCGTCGCGGTCGCCGGTCTGCCCGACATCATGATCGGGGACACTCTGGCCGATCCGGAGCATCCGGTGGCCCTGCCGCGCATCGCCGTCGACGAGCCGGCCATCTCGGTCACCATCGGCACCAACACGTCGCCACTGGCCGGCAAGGTGTCCGGCCACAAGCTGACCGCGCGGATGGTCAAGTCGCGACTGGACAGCGAACTGGTCGGCAATGTGTCGATCCGGGTGGTCGACATCGGCCGTCCCGACGCGTGGGAGGTGCAGGGCCGCGGCGAGCTCGCGCTGGCCGTGCTGGTCGAGACCATGCGCCGGGAGGGTTTCGAGCTGACCGTGGGCAAGCCGCAGGTGGTGACCAAGACCATCGACGGCAAGCTGCATGAACCGTACGAGGCGTTGACGATCGACTGCCCAGAGGAGTTCGTCGGCTCGATCACCCAGATGATGGCCGCCCGCAAAGGCCGGATGGAGCACATGGTCAACCACGCCGCCGGCTGGGTGCGGATGGACTACACGATCCCCAGCCGCGGGCTGATCGGCTTCCGCACCGATTTCCTCACCGAGACCCGCGGCACCGGCATCGCCCACGCGGTGTTCGACGGTTACCGGCCGTGGGCGGGGGAGATCCGGGCCCGGCGCAGCGGCTCGCTGGTGTCCGACCGCGCGGGCCAGGTGACGGCGTACGCACTGCTGCAGTTGGCCGACCGCGGAACGTTCTTCGTCGAGCCGGGGGACGAGACCTACGAGGGCATGGTGGTCGGCGTGAACCCTCGCGCCGAAGACCTCGACGTGAACGTCACCCGCGAGAAGAAGCTGACCAACATGCGGGCGTCGACGGCGGAGGTGATGGAGACGCTGGCCAAGCCGATCCAGCTGGACCTCGAACGCGCGATGGAGTTCTGCGCGGCCGACGAATGCGTCGAGGTCACCCCGGAGAGCATCCGGGTGCGCAAGGTGGAACTCAGCGCGACGGCCCGGGCGCGGGCCCGGTCGCGGGCCAAGGCGCGGGCGTGA
- a CDS encoding bifunctional FO biosynthesis protein CofGH — protein MAVNPQRGVDLPEPVVPPPPSAAGSGAAGPGGGAPSAAGLRRVLRRARDGMVLNVDEAAIAMTARGEALADLCASAARVRDAGLESAGRRGPAGGLPVTYSRKVFIPVTHLCRDTCHYCTFVTVPGKLRAAGRGMYLEPDEIVEIARRGAELGCKEALFTLGDRPESRWPEARQWLDERGYDSTLAYVRAMAIRVLEETGLLPHLNPGVMSWSELSLLKPVAPSMGMMLETTSRRLFETKGMAHYGSPDKDPAVRLRTLDDAGRLSIPFTTGLLVGIGETVRERAETLHAIRGSHKEFGHVQEVIVQNFRAKQHTAMAGAPDAGFEEFVATIATARLVLGPKMRIQAPPNLVSRSECLALLGAGVDDWGGVSPLTPDHVNPERPWPALDELAAVTAEAGFELTERLTAQPAYVQAGVAWIDPRVRAHVDALADPATGLARDVRPVGRPWQEPDEAAGSLGRVDLHTAIDTEGRHTRTRSDLGEAFGDWDSIRAKISELTARAPERIDTDVLAALRSAERDPAGCTDDEYLALATADGPALDAVAALADSLRRDTVGDDVTYVVNRNINFTNICYTGCRFCAFAQRKGDADAYSLSVEEVADRAWEAHVAGATEVCMQGGIDPELPVTGYADLVRAVKARVPSMHVHAFSPMEIANGVTRSGLSIREWLISLREAGLDTIPGTAAEILDDEVRWVLTKGKLPTSMWIEIVTTAHEVGLRSSSTMMYGHVDTPRHWIGHLRILRDIQDRTGGFTEFVPLPFVHQSSPLYLAGGARPGPTHRDNRAVHALARIMLHGRINHIQTSWVKLGVERTQVMLQGGANDLGGTLMEETISRMAGSEHGSAKTVAELVAIAEGIGRPARQRTTTYTPLAA, from the coding sequence GTGGCTGTGAATCCTCAGCGCGGTGTCGATCTGCCCGAACCGGTGGTTCCGCCCCCGCCCAGCGCGGCCGGGTCCGGTGCTGCGGGGCCCGGTGGGGGAGCGCCGAGTGCGGCTGGTTTGCGTCGGGTGCTGCGCCGGGCCCGCGACGGGATGGTGCTGAACGTCGACGAGGCGGCGATCGCGATGACGGCCCGCGGCGAGGCGCTGGCCGATCTGTGCGCCAGCGCGGCGCGGGTGCGCGACGCCGGGCTGGAATCGGCCGGGCGGCGCGGGCCGGCCGGAGGGCTGCCGGTGACGTATTCGCGCAAGGTGTTCATCCCGGTCACACATCTGTGCCGGGACACCTGTCACTACTGCACGTTCGTCACGGTGCCGGGCAAGTTGCGGGCTGCGGGCCGCGGCATGTACCTGGAGCCCGACGAGATCGTCGAGATCGCCCGGCGGGGTGCGGAACTGGGCTGCAAGGAGGCCCTGTTCACGCTGGGGGACCGGCCCGAGTCCCGCTGGCCGGAGGCCCGGCAGTGGCTCGATGAGCGGGGTTATGACTCGACGCTGGCGTATGTGCGGGCGATGGCGATCCGGGTGCTGGAGGAGACCGGTCTGCTGCCGCATCTGAATCCCGGGGTGATGAGCTGGTCGGAGCTGTCGCTGCTCAAACCGGTCGCCCCGTCGATGGGGATGATGCTCGAGACCACCTCGCGGCGGCTGTTCGAGACCAAGGGGATGGCGCATTACGGCAGCCCGGACAAGGATCCGGCGGTGCGGTTGCGCACGCTCGATGACGCCGGGCGGTTGTCGATCCCGTTCACCACCGGGCTGTTGGTCGGCATCGGCGAGACCGTGCGGGAACGGGCGGAGACCCTGCACGCGATCCGTGGCTCGCACAAGGAATTCGGCCATGTGCAGGAAGTGATCGTGCAGAACTTCCGGGCCAAACAGCACACCGCGATGGCCGGTGCACCGGACGCCGGGTTCGAGGAGTTCGTGGCCACCATCGCCACCGCGCGGCTGGTGCTGGGCCCGAAGATGCGCATTCAGGCGCCGCCGAACCTGGTGTCGCGCAGCGAATGTCTGGCGCTGCTCGGCGCCGGGGTGGACGACTGGGGTGGGGTGTCGCCGCTGACGCCGGACCATGTGAACCCGGAACGGCCGTGGCCGGCGCTGGATGAGCTGGCCGCGGTGACCGCCGAGGCCGGCTTCGAGCTGACCGAACGGCTCACCGCCCAACCGGCCTATGTGCAGGCCGGGGTCGCCTGGATCGACCCGCGGGTGCGCGCCCACGTCGACGCCCTGGCCGATCCGGCCACCGGACTGGCCCGCGATGTGCGCCCGGTCGGGCGGCCCTGGCAGGAACCCGATGAGGCCGCCGGCTCGCTGGGCCGGGTGGATCTGCACACCGCGATCGACACCGAAGGGCGACACACCCGGACCCGCAGTGATCTGGGTGAGGCCTTCGGCGACTGGGACTCGATCCGCGCCAAGATCAGCGAGCTGACCGCGCGCGCCCCCGAACGCATCGACACCGATGTGCTGGCCGCGCTGCGCTCGGCCGAACGCGATCCGGCCGGCTGCACCGACGACGAATACCTCGCGTTGGCCACCGCCGACGGACCGGCGCTGGATGCCGTTGCCGCGCTGGCCGACTCGCTGCGCCGCGACACCGTCGGCGACGACGTCACCTACGTGGTCAACCGCAACATCAACTTCACCAACATCTGCTACACCGGGTGCCGGTTCTGTGCGTTCGCCCAGCGCAAAGGTGACGCCGACGCGTATTCGCTGTCGGTGGAGGAGGTCGCCGACCGGGCCTGGGAGGCCCACGTCGCCGGCGCCACCGAGGTGTGCATGCAGGGCGGTATCGACCCCGAACTGCCCGTCACCGGTTACGCCGATCTGGTCCGCGCGGTCAAAGCGCGGGTGCCGTCGATGCACGTGCACGCGTTCTCGCCGATGGAGATCGCCAACGGCGTCACCCGAAGCGGGTTGTCGATCCGGGAATGGCTGATCAGCCTGCGCGAAGCCGGACTGGACACCATTCCCGGCACCGCCGCGGAGATCCTCGACGACGAGGTGCGCTGGGTGCTGACCAAGGGCAAGCTGCCCACCTCGATGTGGATCGAGATCGTCACCACCGCCCACGAGGTCGGGCTGCGGTCCAGCTCGACGATGATGTACGGCCACGTCGACACCCCGCGGCACTGGATCGGGCATCTGCGCATCCTGCGTGACATCCAGGACCGCACCGGCGGATTCACCGAGTTCGTGCCGCTGCCGTTCGTGCACCAGAGCTCACCGCTGTATCTGGCCGGCGGAGCCCGGCCCGGACCCACCCACCGCGACAACCGCGCCGTGCACGCCCTGGCCCGCATCATGCTGCACGGACGCATCAACCACATCCAGACCAGCTGGGTGAAACTGGGTGTGGAACGCACCCAGGTGATGCTCCAGGGCGGCGCCAACGACCTCGGCGGCACCCTGATGGAGGAAACCATCTCCCGCATGGCCGGCTCCGAACACGGATCGGCCAAAACCGTCGCCGAACTCGTCGCGATCGCCGAAGGCATCGGCCGGCCCGCCCGGCAACGCACCACCACCTACACCCCACTCGCCGCCTAG
- a CDS encoding helix-turn-helix transcriptional regulator, whose amino-acid sequence MAIGGSHDSVAVAALSSLDDPLRRQMYEFVADADGPVSREEAAAAAGVGRTLAAYHLDKLAEAGLLTVSYQRPPGRSGPGAGRPAKVYTPSAREVSVSVPPRAYEFLARLIVEAAERDDHVRTTVNETAYDAGRRVGADAAGDLIAALRSCGYRPAVSDDDTVILRNCPFHAVAEDHTEVVCGLNLRLIEGIVEGSRDRTARPRLEPHPTRCCVVVHRRAASRS is encoded by the coding sequence ATGGCGATCGGCGGCTCGCACGACAGCGTTGCGGTAGCGGCTCTGAGCAGCCTGGACGATCCGTTGCGCCGGCAGATGTACGAGTTCGTGGCCGACGCCGACGGTCCGGTGTCCCGCGAGGAGGCCGCGGCCGCGGCCGGGGTCGGCCGCACGCTGGCCGCCTACCACCTGGACAAACTGGCCGAGGCCGGCCTGCTGACGGTCAGCTATCAGCGTCCCCCGGGCCGCAGCGGTCCGGGCGCCGGACGGCCCGCGAAGGTGTACACGCCGTCGGCCCGGGAGGTCAGCGTCTCGGTTCCGCCGCGCGCATACGAGTTCCTGGCGCGGCTGATCGTCGAGGCCGCCGAGCGCGACGACCACGTGCGGACGACGGTGAACGAGACCGCCTACGACGCCGGACGGCGGGTCGGCGCCGACGCCGCGGGCGATCTGATCGCGGCGCTGCGCAGCTGTGGTTACCGTCCGGCCGTGAGCGACGACGACACCGTCATCCTGCGCAACTGTCCGTTCCATGCGGTGGCCGAGGACCACACCGAGGTGGTGTGCGGGCTGAACCTGCGGTTGATCGAGGGCATCGTCGAGGGCAGCCGGGATCGCACCGCCCGCCCGCGCCTGGAGCCGCATCCAACCCGGTGCTGTGTCGTCGTGCACCGACGCGCGGCAAGCCGGTCATGA
- a CDS encoding DoxX family membrane protein, with translation MMATSATPASDAPVLRRATEDPAYGVFLLLRIGFTVLPIVMGLDKFTNVLTDWTGYLAPWIVSLSPFGATGTMIVVGVIEIVAGVAVALTPRYAAYVVAAWLAGIIINLLSYPGFYDVALRDLGLLLGALALGRLASVYDPPVHRG, from the coding sequence ATGATGGCCACCTCAGCAACGCCCGCATCCGACGCACCGGTACTTCGCCGTGCCACCGAGGATCCCGCCTACGGCGTGTTTCTGCTGTTGCGGATCGGCTTCACGGTGCTGCCGATCGTGATGGGGCTGGACAAGTTCACCAATGTGCTGACCGACTGGACCGGGTACCTGGCGCCGTGGATCGTCAGCCTCAGTCCGTTCGGCGCGACCGGCACGATGATCGTCGTCGGCGTGATCGAGATCGTCGCCGGTGTCGCCGTCGCCCTCACACCGCGCTACGCCGCGTACGTCGTCGCGGCCTGGCTGGCCGGCATCATCATCAACCTGCTCAGCTATCCGGGTTTTTACGACGTGGCACTGCGCGACCTCGGTCTGCTGCTCGGCGCGTTGGCGCTGGGCCGCCTCGCGTCGGTGTACGACCCGCCGGTGCACCGCGGATAG
- the fdxA gene encoding ferredoxin encodes MTYVIAEPCVDVKDKACIEECPVDCIYEGARMLYIHPDECVDCGACEPVCPVEAIYYEDDVPDQWAGYTQINADFFEELGSPGGASKVGLTENDPQAVKDLPPQGED; translated from the coding sequence GTGACGTACGTCATTGCCGAACCTTGTGTCGACGTCAAGGACAAGGCGTGTATCGAGGAGTGCCCTGTCGACTGCATCTACGAGGGCGCCCGAATGCTCTACATCCACCCCGACGAATGCGTCGACTGTGGGGCGTGTGAGCCGGTCTGCCCGGTGGAGGCCATCTACTACGAAGACGATGTGCCGGATCAGTGGGCCGGCTACACCCAGATCAACGCCGACTTCTTCGAGGAGTTGGGCTCGCCCGGTGGCGCCTCCAAGGTCGGCCTGACCGAGAACGATCCGCAGGCGGTCAAGGATCTGCCGCCGCAGGGTGAGGACTGA
- a CDS encoding YceI family protein, with the protein MTTAAETRLSAGTWNIDPVHSTVGFSVRHLMVSKVRGTFDRFNGAIEVAEDGTASVRAEIDIDSINTRNEQRDAHLKSAEFFDVANHPTATFVSTGLRRDGEDYLLDGDLTIKGITRPVTLEMQFNGVNPGMGQGEVAGFEASVVLNRRDFGIDIDTPLETGGVVVGDKVTVTLEIEAVKQQDA; encoded by the coding sequence ATGACCACGGCAGCCGAAACCCGACTCAGCGCAGGTACCTGGAACATCGACCCGGTCCACTCGACCGTCGGATTCAGCGTGCGCCACCTCATGGTCAGCAAGGTGCGCGGCACCTTCGACCGGTTCAACGGCGCGATCGAGGTCGCCGAAGACGGCACCGCATCGGTACGGGCCGAGATCGACATCGACTCGATCAACACCCGTAACGAGCAGCGCGACGCACACCTGAAGTCCGCCGAGTTCTTCGACGTCGCCAACCATCCGACCGCGACGTTCGTCTCCACCGGGCTGCGCCGCGACGGCGAGGACTATCTGCTCGACGGTGACCTCACGATCAAGGGCATCACCCGCCCGGTCACCCTCGAGATGCAGTTCAACGGCGTCAACCCCGGTATGGGCCAGGGGGAGGTGGCCGGCTTCGAGGCCTCGGTGGTGCTCAACCGGCGCGACTTCGGCATCGACATCGACACGCCGCTGGAGACCGGCGGCGTGGTGGTCGGCGACAAGGTCACCGTCACCCTCGAGATCGAGGCCGTCAAGCAGCAGGACGCCTGA
- a CDS encoding DUF488 domain-containing protein: MELISVGHGALDRPGLLTLLRDAGIDAVVDIRRYPGSRRNPDVAGEAMAQWLPAAGIHYRWDARLGGRRRLPADSPVLDSWWRVEQFAAYAAHTRTPEFAGGLADLLAQAEQQRTAMMCSEAVWWRCHRRLVADVVVLAHSRPVRHLMHDGRLVGHPPSEGARLQPRGRLVWDG, translated from the coding sequence ATGGAGCTGATATCGGTGGGGCACGGCGCCCTGGACCGCCCCGGGTTGTTGACGCTGCTGCGCGACGCCGGGATCGACGCGGTGGTCGACATCCGCCGCTATCCGGGTAGCCGGCGCAACCCGGATGTCGCGGGCGAGGCGATGGCGCAGTGGCTGCCCGCCGCCGGCATCCACTACCGCTGGGACGCCCGGCTGGGTGGGCGCCGCCGGCTCCCGGCCGACTCCCCGGTGCTCGATTCCTGGTGGCGCGTCGAGCAATTCGCCGCCTATGCGGCCCACACCCGCACCCCGGAGTTCGCCGGGGGGCTGGCGGACCTGCTGGCCCAGGCCGAACAGCAGCGCACCGCGATGATGTGCAGCGAGGCGGTGTGGTGGCGGTGCCATCGCCGTCTGGTCGCCGACGTCGTGGTGCTGGCGCATTCCCGGCCGGTTCGCCACCTCATGCACGACGGCCGGCTGGTCGGACACCCGCCGTCCGAAGGCGCCCGCCTCCAGCCCCGCGGCCGGCTGGTCTGGGACGGCTGA
- the mshB gene encoding N-acetyl-1-D-myo-inositol-2-amino-2-deoxy-alpha-D-glucopyranoside deacetylase, translated as MDPNALPRLLFVHAHPDDETLMTGGTIAHYAARGADVRVVTCTLGEEGEVIGDRYARLAVDHADQLGGYRICELTRALEALGVEEPEFLGGAGRWRDSGMVGTPRRHHPRFIDADIDEAVGALVRIIRRLRPHVVVTYDPNGGYGHPDHIQAHRVTTAAVAAAGADDGHPDQPWQVPKFYWTVHARSAIDAGLRQLGDVPADWIRVSIEDVPFGYPDERIDAVIDTTACLPAKIAALKAHATQVTVAPGEQAFTLSNNIAMPILAEEHYILVSGSKGPTDARGFETDLLAGLTLD; from the coding sequence ATGGACCCCAATGCGTTACCCCGCCTGCTGTTCGTGCACGCCCACCCCGACGACGAGACGCTGATGACCGGCGGCACCATCGCCCACTACGCCGCCCGCGGCGCCGACGTCCGCGTCGTCACCTGCACGCTCGGGGAAGAGGGCGAGGTCATCGGCGACCGGTACGCGCGCCTCGCCGTCGACCACGCCGACCAACTGGGCGGCTACCGCATCTGCGAGCTCACCCGGGCGCTGGAGGCGCTCGGCGTGGAGGAACCGGAGTTCCTCGGCGGCGCCGGCCGCTGGCGCGACTCCGGGATGGTCGGAACCCCGCGCCGGCACCATCCGCGCTTCATCGACGCGGATATTGACGAGGCGGTGGGCGCCCTCGTCCGGATCATCCGCCGCCTCCGGCCGCACGTCGTGGTCACCTACGATCCGAACGGCGGTTACGGGCATCCCGATCACATCCAGGCGCACCGCGTCACCACCGCGGCCGTGGCGGCGGCCGGCGCCGACGACGGCCATCCCGACCAACCGTGGCAGGTACCGAAGTTCTACTGGACGGTCCACGCCCGCAGCGCCATCGACGCCGGCCTCCGCCAACTGGGCGACGTCCCCGCGGACTGGATCCGGGTGTCGATCGAGGACGTGCCGTTCGGCTATCCCGACGAGCGGATCGACGCCGTCATCGACACCACCGCATGCCTGCCCGCCAAGATCGCGGCGCTCAAGGCGCACGCCACCCAGGTCACCGTCGCGCCCGGGGAGCAGGCCTTCACCTTGTCGAACAACATCGCGATGCCGATCCTGGCCGAGGAGCACTACATCCTGGTGTCCGGCAGCAAGGGTCCGACCGACGCCCGCGGGTTCGAAACCGACCTGCTCGCAGGTCTCACCCTGGACTAG